A stretch of Mycobacterium sp. ITM-2016-00316 DNA encodes these proteins:
- a CDS encoding sigma-70 family RNA polymerase sigma factor, giving the protein MDDPEAAMMRVLYDEHAAALWRYALRLTGDAGRAEDVVQETLLRAWRHPEVSADPDRPARAWLYTVARNLVIDERRSARFRNEAGTPDVETVAGNTAAAGPDEVDTALDRLLISTALSELSEDHRAVIRRAYYQGWSTAQIAADLGIAEGTVKSRLHYAVRALRLNLQEMGVTR; this is encoded by the coding sequence GTGGACGATCCGGAGGCCGCGATGATGCGGGTCTTGTACGACGAGCACGCAGCAGCGCTGTGGCGCTACGCCCTGCGCCTGACCGGCGATGCCGGCAGGGCGGAGGACGTGGTGCAGGAGACGCTGTTGCGGGCCTGGCGCCATCCCGAAGTCAGCGCCGACCCGGATCGGCCCGCTCGGGCCTGGCTGTACACCGTGGCGCGTAATCTCGTCATCGACGAACGGCGCAGTGCGCGGTTCCGCAACGAGGCAGGGACGCCCGATGTCGAAACGGTCGCCGGAAACACCGCCGCTGCCGGCCCCGACGAAGTGGACACCGCGTTGGACCGACTGTTGATCAGCACCGCGTTGAGCGAACTCTCCGAGGACCACCGCGCGGTCATCCGGCGGGCCTACTACCAAGGCTGGAGTACCGCGCAGATCGCCGCCGACCTCGGCATCGCCGAAGGGACGGTGAAATCCCGGCTGCATTACGCGGTGCGCGCGCTGAGACTGAACCTGCAGGAAATGGGGGTGACCCGATGA
- a CDS encoding alpha/beta fold hydrolase — MTIRTALITVTAALSVTALSAGCTGAAAQPPAPADRPTVVLVHGAFADSSSWNGVIEQLQADGYPVIAAANPLRGLAADAAYVRSVVDSVAGPVVLAGHSYGGSVISEAADASPNVKALVYVASFILEVGESTGQLAAKFPGAELGPALHAVPYPLPEGGIADELYIKQDEFAAVFAADVPADVATLMAATQRPITAAALEDPATKAAWKTIPSWNMVTTKDLAIPADSMRYMGERATSHTVEVDASHAVTVSQPGAVADLISQAAGATRS; from the coding sequence ATGACCATCCGTACCGCCCTCATCACCGTGACCGCCGCACTGTCCGTGACAGCCCTGAGCGCGGGTTGCACCGGCGCAGCAGCGCAGCCACCCGCCCCGGCCGACCGGCCCACCGTGGTGCTCGTGCACGGGGCTTTCGCCGACTCCTCCAGCTGGAATGGCGTCATCGAACAGCTCCAGGCCGACGGCTACCCGGTCATCGCGGCGGCCAATCCGCTGCGCGGCCTCGCCGCCGACGCCGCATATGTGCGCAGCGTCGTCGACAGTGTGGCCGGCCCGGTGGTCCTCGCCGGCCATTCCTACGGCGGTTCGGTGATCAGCGAAGCCGCGGACGCCAGCCCCAATGTCAAGGCCCTGGTGTACGTGGCGAGCTTCATCCTCGAGGTGGGCGAGAGCACCGGGCAGTTGGCCGCCAAGTTCCCCGGAGCCGAGCTCGGGCCCGCGCTGCACGCGGTGCCCTATCCCCTGCCCGAGGGCGGCATCGCCGATGAGCTCTACATCAAGCAGGACGAGTTCGCCGCGGTGTTCGCCGCCGACGTGCCCGCCGACGTCGCCACGCTGATGGCAGCCACCCAACGGCCCATCACTGCAGCCGCGCTGGAAGACCCCGCGACCAAGGCCGCCTGGAAGACCATCCCGTCCTGGAACATGGTCACCACCAAGGACCTTGCCATCCCCGCCGACTCCATGCGGTACATGGGCGAACGCGCCACATCGCACACCGTCGAGGTCGACGCCTCCCACGCCGTCACCGTCTCCCAGCCCGGCGCCGTCGCCGACCTGATCAGCCAGGCCGCGGGCGCCACCCGGTCCTGA
- a CDS encoding anti-sigma factor — MTEFTQTAAGDPYLTWDASYVLGALTPGERRDFEAHLQTCARCRDAVAELTGMPALLAMVDLDEVAALDNRLPDPPLRPELREHVLDRVRARRRRSRWLTTVAVGVAAALLAVGLVVVIAPETVGLQQGSPAVAMLAMDKVNETPINASIALSSYSWGTRIDMACSYGDWGQRDGAAQNLGMVVVGHDGSRTQVATWLGLSGATALPSGNVALPQSGIASVQLVSADDGTVLLERNL, encoded by the coding sequence ATGACCGAATTCACCCAGACCGCCGCGGGCGACCCGTACCTCACCTGGGACGCCAGTTACGTGCTCGGCGCGCTGACTCCCGGCGAGCGCCGAGACTTCGAGGCACACCTGCAGACGTGTGCACGCTGCCGCGACGCGGTCGCCGAGCTGACCGGGATGCCGGCGCTGCTGGCGATGGTGGACCTCGACGAGGTGGCGGCGCTCGACAACCGGCTGCCCGACCCGCCGTTGCGTCCGGAGCTGCGCGAGCATGTGCTGGACCGGGTGCGAGCCCGCCGCCGCAGGTCCCGGTGGCTGACCACCGTCGCGGTGGGTGTGGCGGCAGCACTGCTCGCCGTCGGTCTGGTCGTGGTCATCGCGCCGGAAACCGTGGGACTGCAACAGGGTTCACCGGCCGTCGCGATGCTGGCGATGGACAAGGTCAACGAGACGCCGATCAATGCGAGTATCGCGCTGTCCAGCTACAGCTGGGGCACTCGCATCGACATGGCGTGCAGCTACGGGGACTGGGGTCAACGCGACGGTGCGGCGCAGAATCTCGGAATGGTCGTCGTGGGACACGACGGCAGCCGGACCCAGGTCGCGACCTGGCTCGGCCTGTCCGGCGCCACCGCGCTGCCCAGCGGCAACGTCGCGCTGCCGCAAAGCGGAATCGCCTCTGTGCAACTGGTTTCCGCCGACGATGGCACGGTGCTGCTGGAGCGGAATCTGTGA